From a region of the Deinococcus aestuarii genome:
- the tpiA gene encoding triose-phosphate isomerase, which produces MTRPRTLLALNWKMNKTPSEAKDWARELAGQFTRGSAELAVMAPAISLPGLKETLPGGVDVGGQDVSPHESGAYTGEISAAMLRDVNATYVVVGHSERREYHGETDALVAAKARQAQSNGLTPIVCVGEGLEVRERGEHVSYTLAQLRASLEGVGENVVVAYEPVWAIGTGKTATAQDAEELAAAIRDALRELYGETADSLRVLYGGSVKPDNIASICAQPNVNGALVGGASLKVADVLGMNDALR; this is translated from the coding sequence ATGACCAGACCCAGAACCCTGCTCGCCCTGAATTGGAAGATGAACAAGACGCCCTCGGAGGCGAAAGACTGGGCGCGCGAGCTGGCGGGGCAGTTCACGCGGGGGAGCGCCGAACTCGCGGTGATGGCCCCGGCGATCAGCCTGCCCGGCCTCAAGGAGACGCTGCCCGGTGGGGTGGATGTGGGCGGCCAGGACGTGTCGCCGCACGAGTCGGGGGCGTACACGGGCGAGATCAGCGCGGCGATGCTGCGGGACGTGAACGCGACCTACGTGGTCGTCGGCCACTCCGAGCGCCGGGAGTACCACGGGGAGACGGACGCGCTGGTCGCCGCCAAGGCGCGGCAGGCGCAATCGAACGGGCTGACCCCCATCGTGTGCGTCGGCGAGGGGCTGGAGGTGCGTGAGCGCGGGGAGCATGTGAGCTATACCCTCGCCCAGCTTCGCGCCAGCCTGGAGGGCGTGGGCGAGAACGTGGTGGTCGCCTACGAGCCCGTCTGGGCCATCGGCACGGGCAAGACGGCGACAGCCCAGGATGCCGAGGAACTCGCCGCCGCGATCCGGGACGCGCTGCGGGAGCTGTACGGCGAGACGGCGGACAGCCTGCGGGTGCTGTACGGCGGGAGCGTGAAGCCCGACAACATCGCCTCCATCTGCGCGCAGCCCAATGTGAACGGGGCGCTCGTGGGCGGCGCGAGCTTGAAGGTCGCGGACGTGCTCGGGATGAACGACGCGCTGAGATAA
- a CDS encoding phosphoglycerate kinase encodes MQTLDQLDPRGKRVLVRVDYNVPVKGGVVQDDTRVTASLPTLQRLLAGGASVVLMSHFGRPKGGPEEKYSLRPVAPVLEKALKRDVRFLGSLPSSEETLEDVQALEPGEVALLENVRFEAGEEKNDPELSRKLARLGDAFVLDAFGSAHRAHASVSGVAEYLPHAAGLLLQREVEALSRLLENPARPYVVIIGGAKVSDKIKVIENLLPRVDRMLIGGGMAYTFIKAQGGKIGESIHEDDQSGLARRLLDEYGAKLMLPVDVIAADKFAEDAQTQMVPSNAIPDGWQGLDAGPETVRAYTEALQGAKTVFWNGPLGVFEFPAFAGGTNAIAKAVAELGEGAYTVIGGGDSVSAINKSGQAERVSHISTGGGASLELLEGRTLPGVEAMK; translated from the coding sequence ATGCAAACCCTCGACCAACTGGATCCCCGGGGCAAGCGCGTCCTCGTGCGGGTGGACTACAACGTGCCCGTCAAAGGCGGGGTGGTGCAGGACGACACGCGCGTCACGGCGAGCCTGCCGACGCTGCAAAGGCTGCTCGCGGGCGGCGCGTCGGTGGTGCTGATGAGTCATTTCGGGCGGCCGAAGGGGGGGCCGGAGGAGAAGTACAGCCTGCGGCCGGTCGCACCCGTGCTGGAGAAGGCTCTCAAACGGGACGTGCGCTTTCTCGGCTCGCTGCCGTCGAGCGAGGAGACCTTGGAGGACGTGCAGGCCCTTGAGCCCGGCGAGGTCGCGCTGCTGGAGAACGTGCGCTTCGAGGCGGGGGAGGAGAAGAACGACCCCGAGCTGAGCCGCAAGCTCGCGCGCCTGGGCGACGCCTTCGTGCTCGACGCCTTCGGGAGCGCGCACCGGGCGCACGCGTCGGTGAGCGGGGTGGCCGAGTATCTGCCGCACGCGGCGGGGCTGCTGCTTCAGCGTGAAGTGGAGGCGCTCTCTCGTCTGCTGGAGAATCCGGCGCGGCCCTACGTCGTCATCATCGGCGGGGCGAAGGTCAGCGACAAGATCAAGGTGATCGAGAACCTGCTGCCGCGGGTGGACCGGATGTTGATCGGCGGCGGGATGGCGTACACCTTCATCAAGGCGCAGGGCGGGAAGATCGGCGAGTCTATCCACGAGGACGACCAGTCGGGGCTCGCCCGGAGATTGCTGGACGAGTACGGCGCGAAGCTGATGCTGCCCGTGGACGTGATCGCCGCCGACAAGTTCGCAGAGGACGCGCAGACGCAAATGGTCCCCAGCAACGCGATTCCCGACGGCTGGCAGGGGCTGGACGCCGGGCCGGAGACGGTGCGGGCGTACACGGAAGCCTTGCAGGGTGCGAAGACCGTCTTCTGGAACGGGCCGCTGGGCGTCTTCGAGTTCCCGGCCTTCGCGGGGGGCACGAACGCGATTGCAAAAGCCGTAGCGGAACTCGGCGAGGGCGCCTACACGGTGATCGGTGGCGGCGACTCGGTGAGTGCGATCAACAAGAGCGGGCAGGCTGAGCGGGTGAGCCACATCAGCACGGGCGGCGGGGCGAGCCTGGAGCTGCTCGAAGGCCGCACGCTGCCGGGCGTGGAAGCGATGAAGTGA
- the recG gene encoding ATP-dependent DNA helicase RecG — MATVAEMRERLRRPLAAELASGCADRVVSGGVERLLASPLASPFPVVREALRGYAGLDAARREQALKTALASLGGQEREKAAPRPPARQAVPTAAPGERLPIDAEIARLDTGPGGARKLQTLGLHALRDVLHAYPHRHEDRRALPDLSTVEEGQKVTVEGRVVSKARRTPRPNLLVFDVTLETPSGGKVRASWFNQPWVERHLKEGSRLVLTGRVKKFGRSVQLGVEHLETVEDAQGSLSTGRIVGVYDSKDGISQEFLRRAAHRALQAAPLDDYLPAHWRQKYGLTDLADALWGIHFPTDEGHLERATNRLRFDEYLFLELRVLLQGEDAVLLGKRFQATGEDIARFETALPFSFTNAQRRVLLEITDDMRSERQMARLVQGDVGSGKTAVAACALYLAVRDGYQGALMAPTEILARQHYANLVGYLSKLDVRVGLLIGAMTPKQKLEMQTRIAEGDVDVVVGTQALIQENVRFDNLGLAVVDEEHRFGVMQRRRLLAGRPDVLVMSATPIPRSLALTAYGDLELSIIDELPPGRTPVETKLIQDTHRQQAYGFVMRQIREGRQAFVVTALIEENENLEALAATQLADDLKVILPEARIDLLHGKMSAAEKEDVMDRFRAGEFDVLVSTTVIEVGVDVPNATVMVIENAERFGLSQLHQLRGRVGRGSAQSYCVLIAGEHSKKTRQRLKIIEGSTDGFVIAEADLKLRGPGEIRGTRQSGIPDLRLGDLASDVEVIEKARELAKHILAHDPRLEHPRLQYLRGELQNRSQSVAFREVI, encoded by the coding sequence ATGGCGACGGTCGCGGAGATGCGGGAGAGGCTGAGGCGTCCGCTCGCGGCGGAACTCGCCTCGGGCTGCGCGGACCGGGTGGTCTCGGGCGGGGTGGAGCGGCTCCTCGCCTCCCCGCTGGCGAGCCCCTTTCCCGTCGTGCGCGAGGCGCTGCGCGGGTACGCGGGGCTGGACGCGGCGCGGCGCGAGCAGGCGCTCAAGACGGCGTTGGCGTCGCTCGGCGGGCAGGAGAGGGAAAAGGCGGCGCCGCGTCCCCCCGCGAGGCAGGCCGTCCCCACGGCGGCCCCCGGCGAACGGCTGCCCATCGACGCCGAGATCGCGCGGCTGGACACCGGACCCGGCGGAGCCCGCAAGCTGCAAACGCTCGGCCTGCACGCCCTGCGCGACGTGCTGCACGCCTATCCGCACCGGCACGAGGACCGCCGCGCCCTGCCCGACCTGTCTACGGTCGAGGAGGGGCAGAAGGTGACGGTCGAGGGGCGGGTGGTGTCGAAGGCACGGAGAACACCGAGGCCGAATCTGCTCGTCTTCGACGTGACGCTGGAGACGCCCTCGGGGGGCAAGGTGCGGGCGAGCTGGTTCAACCAGCCGTGGGTGGAGCGGCATCTGAAAGAGGGCTCACGGCTGGTGCTGACGGGGCGGGTCAAGAAGTTCGGTCGCTCCGTGCAGCTCGGCGTCGAGCACCTGGAGACGGTGGAGGACGCGCAGGGCAGCCTCAGCACCGGGCGGATCGTCGGGGTGTACGACTCCAAGGACGGCATTTCACAGGAGTTCCTGCGGCGGGCGGCCCACCGCGCCCTGCAAGCGGCGCCGCTGGACGACTACCTCCCCGCCCACTGGCGGCAGAAATACGGGCTCACCGACCTCGCGGACGCGCTGTGGGGCATCCACTTCCCGACGGACGAGGGGCATCTGGAGCGGGCGACGAACCGGCTGCGGTTCGACGAGTACCTCTTTCTGGAACTGCGCGTGTTGTTGCAGGGGGAAGACGCCGTGCTCCTCGGCAAGCGGTTCCAGGCGACGGGCGAGGACATCGCGCGGTTCGAGACGGCCCTCCCCTTCTCGTTCACGAACGCCCAGCGGCGGGTGCTGCTGGAGATCACGGACGACATGAGGAGCGAGCGGCAGATGGCCCGGCTGGTGCAGGGAGACGTGGGCAGCGGGAAGACGGCGGTGGCGGCGTGTGCCCTCTACCTCGCCGTGCGGGACGGGTATCAGGGGGCGCTGATGGCCCCGACCGAGATTCTGGCGCGGCAGCACTACGCGAATCTGGTCGGGTACCTGAGCAAGCTCGACGTGCGGGTGGGCCTGCTGATCGGCGCGATGACGCCGAAACAGAAGCTGGAGATGCAGACGCGCATCGCCGAGGGGGACGTGGACGTGGTGGTGGGCACCCAGGCGCTCATCCAGGAGAACGTGCGCTTCGACAACCTGGGGCTGGCCGTCGTGGACGAGGAGCACCGCTTCGGGGTGATGCAGCGGCGCAGGTTGCTGGCGGGGCGCCCGGACGTGCTGGTGATGTCGGCGACGCCGATTCCGCGCAGCCTGGCCCTCACCGCGTACGGGGACCTCGAACTCTCCATCATCGACGAGTTGCCGCCGGGCCGCACGCCGGTCGAGACGAAGCTGATTCAGGACACGCACCGGCAGCAGGCGTACGGCTTCGTGATGCGGCAGATTCGGGAGGGGCGGCAGGCGTTCGTGGTCACCGCCCTGATCGAGGAGAACGAGAACCTGGAGGCGCTGGCGGCGACGCAACTCGCCGACGACCTCAAGGTGATCTTGCCGGAGGCGCGCATCGACCTCCTGCACGGCAAGATGAGCGCCGCCGAGAAGGAGGACGTGATGGACCGTTTCCGGGCGGGCGAGTTCGACGTGCTGGTCTCCACCACCGTGATCGAGGTGGGGGTGGACGTGCCCAACGCGACGGTGATGGTGATCGAGAACGCCGAGCGGTTCGGGCTCTCGCAGCTTCACCAGCTCCGGGGGCGGGTGGGTCGAGGCAGCGCGCAGAGTTACTGCGTGTTGATCGCGGGCGAGCACAGCAAGAAGACCCGGCAGCGGCTCAAGATCATCGAGGGTTCGACGGACGGCTTTGTCATCGCGGAGGCCGACCTCAAACTGCGCGGCCCGGGCGAGATTCGCGGCACCCGGCAGAGCGGGATTCCCGACCTGCGGCTGGGCGACCTCGCCAGCGACGTGGAGGTCATAGAAAAGGCGCGCGAACTCGCCAAGCACATCCTCGCGCACGACCCGAGGCTGGAGCACCCGAGGTTGCAGTATCTGCGGGGCGAGCTGCAGAACAGGAGCCAGAGCGTGGCCTTCCGCGAGGTGATCTGA
- the cax gene encoding calcium/proton exchanger, with product MNWLNALLIFLPIAVFLEVTGGSPTLIFVSAALAIVPLAGIMGQATEQLAVRTGSTVGGLLNATFGNATELIIAFFALSAGKLEVVKASIVGSILGNLLLVMGAAVFLGGLKYKEQRFNLKSAGTISSLLVISVLALMIPTVFDLAARAVAPERVAALDVNLSDATAVVLILVYLGYIYFTLVSHRDILSTADDEGVHDDQSGPLWSVPRAVITLAGATVAVAFMSEFLVGTLEAATESLGLTEFFVGLILIPIIGNAAEHAAAVMFALRNKMDLSMTISLGSTVQVALLVAPLLVLAGLIVGQPMNLVVTPLELVAIFGAVIIANSVVRDAETNWLEGLLLLSVYLILGFAVFFYPVA from the coding sequence ATGAACTGGCTGAACGCCTTGCTGATCTTCCTCCCCATCGCGGTCTTTCTGGAGGTCACGGGCGGCAGCCCCACCCTGATCTTCGTCAGCGCGGCCCTCGCCATCGTGCCGCTCGCGGGCATCATGGGGCAGGCGACCGAGCAGCTCGCGGTGAGGACGGGCAGCACGGTGGGCGGGCTCCTGAACGCCACCTTCGGCAACGCGACCGAGCTGATCATCGCCTTTTTCGCGTTGTCGGCGGGCAAGCTGGAGGTCGTCAAGGCCAGCATCGTGGGCTCGATCCTCGGGAACCTCCTGCTCGTCATGGGAGCCGCCGTCTTCCTGGGCGGGCTGAAGTACAAAGAACAGCGCTTCAACCTCAAGTCGGCGGGCACGATCTCCAGCCTGCTCGTCATCAGCGTGCTCGCCCTGATGATTCCCACCGTCTTCGACCTCGCCGCCCGCGCCGTCGCCCCCGAGCGGGTCGCCGCCCTCGACGTGAACCTCAGCGACGCCACCGCCGTCGTCCTGATCCTCGTCTACCTCGGCTACATCTACTTCACCCTCGTCAGCCACCGCGACATCCTCTCCACCGCCGACGACGAGGGCGTCCACGACGACCAGAGCGGTCCCCTCTGGAGCGTCCCGCGCGCCGTGATCACCCTCGCCGGGGCGACCGTCGCCGTCGCCTTCATGTCCGAGTTCCTGGTGGGCACGCTGGAGGCCGCCACCGAGTCGCTCGGCCTCACCGAGTTCTTCGTCGGCCTGATCCTGATCCCGATTATCGGCAACGCCGCCGAGCACGCCGCCGCCGTCATGTTCGCCCTGCGCAACAAGATGGACCTCTCCATGACGATCAGCCTGGGCTCCACCGTGCAGGTCGCCCTGCTCGTCGCGCCGCTGCTGGTCCTCGCCGGGTTGATCGTCGGGCAGCCCATGAACCTCGTCGTCACGCCGCTCGAACTCGTCGCCATCTTCGGGGCCGTGATCATCGCCAACAGCGTGGTGCGGGACGCGGAGACGAACTGGCTGGAGGGCCTCTTGCTGCTGAGCGTGTACCTGATCCTGGGCTTCGCGGTGTTCTTCTACCCGGTGGCGTGA
- a CDS encoding PhzF family phenazine biosynthesis isomerase codes for MIAYSEVSAFTDTPGQGNRAGVVLGAEALSEAEMQALAAFLEAPETVFVTRMGGGRVRVRYFTPTQEIEFCGHATVALGLTLAQRGHWQEGELVLETLVGRIPLTLDTEAGVPLRVWMAQRGLETRPAAREVRGELAEALGVDERMIHRGLPLAAASTGLWSVFVPLLDPLILDGLEPDLRRIHLLSDALGVCSVYAYAPMGVNRFAARDFAPAVGIPEDPVTGSAAGALLALLAREGRLPVRGDRACGVVYQGHAVGTPGEVEVEVTLAGANTVGGVRVGGRATLDREGHWTPGR; via the coding sequence ATGATCGCCTACAGCGAGGTGAGTGCCTTCACCGACACGCCGGGGCAGGGCAACCGGGCGGGGGTCGTCCTGGGGGCGGAGGCGCTGAGCGAGGCCGAGATGCAGGCGCTGGCCGCCTTCCTGGAGGCGCCCGAGACGGTGTTCGTGACGCGGATGGGGGGCGGGCGGGTGCGGGTGCGCTACTTCACGCCGACCCAGGAGATCGAGTTTTGCGGGCACGCGACGGTGGCGCTGGGGCTGACGCTTGCCCAGCGGGGGCACTGGCAGGAGGGCGAGCTGGTGCTGGAGACGCTGGTGGGCCGGATTCCGCTGACCCTCGACACCGAGGCGGGCGTGCCGTTGCGGGTGTGGATGGCGCAGCGGGGCCTGGAGACGCGGCCCGCCGCGCGCGAAGTCCGGGGCGAGCTGGCCGAGGCCCTGGGGGTGGACGAGCGGATGATCCACCGGGGGCTGCCCCTGGCGGCGGCGAGCACGGGGCTGTGGAGCGTGTTCGTGCCGCTGCTCGACCCCCTGATCCTCGACGGGCTGGAGCCGGACCTGCGGCGCATTCACCTGCTGTCGGACGCGCTGGGGGTGTGCAGCGTGTACGCCTACGCGCCGATGGGGGTCAACCGCTTCGCCGCCCGGGACTTCGCGCCCGCCGTGGGCATTCCCGAAGACCCGGTGACGGGCAGCGCGGCGGGGGCGCTGCTGGCGCTGCTCGCCCGCGAGGGGCGGCTGCCGGTGCGGGGCGACCGGGCCTGCGGCGTGGTGTACCAGGGCCACGCCGTCGGCACCCCCGGCGAGGTGGAGGTCGAGGTGACGCTCGCCGGGGCGAACACGGTGGGAGGCGTCCGCGTCGGGGGCCGCGCCACCCTCGACCGCGAGGGGCACTGGACGCCGGGGCGGTAA
- a CDS encoding class I SAM-dependent methyltransferase, with protein sequence MGAYDHLAASYDRLWGRYARRTAREVLDALPPLGTGTLLDVGCGTGTLLSLARVRFPGARLIGAEPSAGMRGVAARTLAGQGVTLLASPAETLALPDASVDALTCLNVLHYLADPALALREWGRVLRPGGTLALQDYVPNGLPGFTRLVALNDRELVRVSTVPEMGRLLEAAGFGGVTARPFRIDLFWRGGLARGVRAGAKPDAPR encoded by the coding sequence ATGGGAGCCTACGACCACCTCGCCGCGAGCTACGACCGCCTGTGGGGCCGCTACGCCCGGCGGACCGCCCGCGAGGTGCTGGACGCGCTGCCGCCCCTGGGGACCGGCACCCTGCTCGACGTGGGCTGCGGCACGGGCACCCTGCTCTCGCTCGCCCGCGTCCGCTTTCCGGGGGCGCGGCTGATCGGCGCCGAGCCCAGCGCGGGGATGCGGGGGGTGGCCGCCCGCACCCTTGCCGGGCAGGGCGTGACGCTCCTCGCTTCCCCCGCCGAGACCCTCGCGCTGCCGGACGCCTCGGTGGACGCCCTGACCTGCCTGAACGTCTTGCACTACCTCGCGGACCCGGCGCTCGCCCTGCGCGAGTGGGGGCGGGTGCTGCGGCCCGGGGGCACCCTCGCCTTGCAGGACTACGTGCCCAATGGCCTGCCCGGCTTCACCCGGCTCGTCGCGCTCAATGACCGCGAACTCGTGCGGGTGTCCACGGTGCCGGAGATGGGCAGGCTGCTCGAAGCCGCCGGGTTCGGCGGGGTGACGGCGCGGCCCTTTCGCATCGACCTGTTCTGGCGTGGCGGCCTGGCGCGCGGCGTGCGCGCCGGGGCGAAGCCGGACGCTCCCCGGTGA
- a CDS encoding Cof-type HAD-IIB family hydrolase produces the protein MLGLICVDVDGTLIGTGNTVREDVWAALADARLRGVRVALCSGRPAFGNALGYARRLDPDGWHVFQNGASIVNVGSGESLSEPLPEGPLAALLTRAHETGRLLEVYTDDDFGITRPGDLARRHAELLGLPYTPQAPERLVGTRVRAQWVVPLGEAAGVLAEQAPGLDVHPAGSPAMPDTLFISLTRAGIGKGSAVALIAAQYGLPLSRVMMVGDGHNDVTAMRIVGHPVAMGNADAQARAAASHHVSHVDEGGLAQAVRLALTL, from the coding sequence ATGCTGGGTCTTATCTGTGTGGACGTGGACGGCACCCTGATCGGGACGGGCAACACCGTGCGGGAGGACGTGTGGGCCGCGCTGGCGGACGCACGCTTGCGGGGGGTGCGCGTCGCGCTGTGCAGCGGGCGGCCCGCCTTCGGCAACGCGCTGGGCTACGCGCGGCGGCTCGACCCGGACGGGTGGCACGTCTTCCAGAACGGGGCGTCGATTGTCAACGTGGGCAGCGGCGAGAGCCTCAGCGAGCCGCTGCCGGAGGGCCCGTTGGCCGCGCTGCTGACCCGCGCCCACGAGACGGGGAGGCTGCTGGAGGTCTACACCGACGACGACTTCGGGATCACCCGGCCCGGCGACCTCGCCCGGCGGCACGCGGAGTTGCTGGGGCTGCCGTACACGCCGCAGGCCCCGGAGAGGCTGGTTGGTACCCGCGTCCGGGCCCAGTGGGTCGTGCCGCTGGGGGAGGCCGCCGGGGTGCTGGCCGAGCAGGCCCCGGGGCTGGACGTGCACCCGGCGGGGAGCCCGGCCATGCCCGACACCCTCTTTATCAGCCTGACGCGCGCCGGGATCGGCAAGGGGAGCGCCGTCGCCCTGATCGCCGCCCAGTACGGCCTGCCGCTCAGCCGCGTGATGATGGTGGGCGACGGCCACAACGACGTGACGGCCATGCGCATCGTCGGCCACCCGGTGGCGATGGGCAACGCGGACGCGCAGGCGCGGGCGGCCGCGAGCCACCACGTGTCACACGTGGACGAGGGGGGACTGGCCCAGGCGGTGCGGCTGGCGTTGACGCTGTAG
- the asnS gene encoding asparagine--tRNA ligase, whose translation MSSHSTIRDLRAHVGETVTVHAWLTDKSGKGKIQFLKLRDGTGFVQATVFKNDVSEDVFAAARRLSQEQAVTVTGEVRADERAPGGVELGVRDLSVISENPAEYPITPKEHGIEFLLDHRHLWLRHRRPWAVLRVRDCVQRAIVDFFHGEGFVRFDAPFFTPNAAEGTTELFEIDLFGEDKAYLSQTGQLHAEAGALAFGKVYTFGPTFRAEKSKTRRHLLEFWMVEPEVAPSSHVENMALQERFVSFLVRRALEECADELETLGRDLEKLRPAASGNYPRVTYTGALEIIRQHIEAGDLPPNVQADVQPVEWGDDLGAPHETILGSHFDRPVIVERYPAAIKAFYMQPDPQDPRLALCDDMIAPEGYGEIIGGSERIHDYELLRSRIEHEGLPLEAFGWYLDLRRFGSVPHAGFGMGLERAVAWITGIDHIREAIPFPRMLTRMVP comes from the coding sequence ATGTCATCCCACAGCACCATCCGCGACCTCCGGGCCCACGTGGGCGAGACGGTGACCGTCCACGCGTGGCTCACCGACAAGAGCGGCAAGGGCAAGATTCAATTTCTGAAGCTGCGCGACGGTACGGGCTTCGTGCAGGCGACCGTGTTCAAAAACGACGTTTCGGAGGACGTGTTCGCGGCGGCCAGACGGCTCTCGCAGGAGCAGGCGGTCACGGTGACGGGTGAGGTGCGGGCGGACGAGCGGGCGCCGGGCGGGGTCGAGCTGGGCGTGCGGGACCTCAGCGTGATCAGCGAGAACCCGGCGGAGTACCCCATCACGCCGAAGGAGCACGGGATCGAGTTCCTGCTCGACCACCGGCACCTGTGGCTGCGGCACCGCCGTCCCTGGGCCGTGCTGCGGGTGCGCGACTGCGTGCAGCGGGCGATTGTGGACTTTTTCCACGGCGAGGGCTTCGTGCGCTTCGACGCGCCCTTTTTCACGCCGAACGCGGCGGAGGGGACGACCGAACTCTTCGAGATCGACCTCTTCGGGGAGGACAAGGCGTACCTCTCGCAGACGGGGCAACTGCACGCCGAGGCGGGGGCCCTCGCCTTCGGGAAGGTGTACACCTTCGGGCCGACCTTCCGGGCGGAGAAGAGCAAGACGCGGCGGCACCTGCTGGAATTCTGGATGGTGGAGCCGGAGGTGGCGCCGAGCAGCCACGTGGAGAACATGGCCTTGCAGGAGCGCTTCGTCTCGTTCCTGGTGCGCCGCGCGCTGGAGGAGTGCGCGGATGAACTGGAGACGCTGGGGCGTGACCTGGAGAAGCTGCGCCCCGCCGCTTCAGGGAACTACCCGCGCGTCACGTACACGGGGGCGCTGGAGATCATCCGGCAGCACATCGAGGCGGGGGACCTGCCGCCGAACGTGCAGGCCGACGTGCAGCCCGTGGAGTGGGGGGACGACCTGGGCGCCCCGCACGAGACGATCCTGGGCTCTCACTTCGACCGCCCCGTGATCGTCGAGCGGTACCCGGCGGCGATCAAGGCCTTTTACATGCAGCCCGACCCCCAGGACCCGCGGCTGGCGCTGTGCGACGACATGATCGCCCCGGAAGGGTACGGCGAGATCATCGGCGGGTCCGAGCGCATCCACGACTACGAGCTGCTCAGATCCCGCATCGAGCACGAGGGGCTGCCGCTGGAGGCGTTCGGGTGGTATCTGGACCTGCGGCGGTTCGGGAGCGTACCGCACGCGGGCTTCGGGATGGGGCTGGAGCGGGCGGTCGCGTGGATCACCGGGATCGACCACATCCGCGAGGCGATTCCCTTTCCCCGGATGCTGACGCGGATGGTGCCGTGA
- a CDS encoding DUF2946 family protein, producing the protein MPRPRPHPLAHTLAALLVLIAAFAYPLRLSPGAGGGELPTRAAESPGHGPDHPRAGETHHPALPTSHHAAHCLFCLTGAFALAPEPGVGLYPTGPAPTAGRSAAVREPHGPPSRVRARAPPLSFLL; encoded by the coding sequence GTGCCCCGCCCGAGGCCCCACCCCCTCGCGCACACGCTGGCGGCCCTGCTGGTCCTCATCGCCGCGTTCGCGTACCCCCTGCGCTTGAGTCCGGGCGCGGGTGGGGGAGAGCTGCCCACCCGGGCGGCGGAGTCCCCCGGCCACGGCCCAGACCACCCGCGGGCGGGGGAGACGCACCACCCGGCGCTCCCCACCTCACACCACGCCGCCCACTGTCTGTTCTGCCTCACGGGCGCCTTCGCCCTGGCCCCCGAGCCCGGGGTGGGCCTTTACCCCACTGGGCCCGCGCCCACGGCGGGACGGTCGGCGGCCGTACGGGAGCCCCACGGTCCGCCGTCCAGGGTCCGGGCCCGCGCGCCGCCGCTTTCCTTCCTCCTGTAG
- the gap gene encoding type I glyceraldehyde-3-phosphate dehydrogenase — MKVGINGFGRIGRLVFRILVERGVEVVAINDLTDNKTLATLLKYDSTAGRFGGTVEYDEDALTVNGQRIAALAERDPAAIPWGELGADIVIESTGIFTDREGAGKHLQGGAKKVIITAPAKNEDFAVVLGVNEQDYDPQNHNIISNASCTTNSLGAPMRVLDEAFGIEKAIMTTVHSYTNDQRVLDLPHKDLRRARAAAVNIIPTSTGAAKAVSQVYPKLKGKFDGTSLRVPTPVGSISDVTVILGRDVTAQEVNDVFRQAAEGQYKNIIRYTEDPIVLQDIVGDPHSAIIDGGLTMAMGNLVKFFSWYDNEWGYSNRIADLVELVQEKGA; from the coding sequence ATGAAGGTAGGCATCAACGGGTTTGGCCGCATCGGGCGTCTGGTCTTCCGCATCCTGGTCGAGCGGGGGGTGGAGGTCGTGGCGATCAACGACCTGACCGACAACAAGACGCTGGCGACCCTCCTGAAGTACGACTCGACCGCCGGGCGCTTTGGCGGGACGGTGGAGTACGACGAGGACGCGCTCACCGTGAACGGCCAGCGCATCGCCGCCCTCGCCGAGCGTGACCCCGCCGCGATTCCCTGGGGCGAGCTGGGGGCGGACATCGTGATCGAGTCGACCGGCATCTTCACCGACCGCGAGGGGGCGGGCAAGCACCTCCAGGGTGGGGCGAAGAAGGTCATCATCACCGCGCCCGCCAAGAACGAGGACTTCGCGGTCGTGCTGGGCGTGAACGAACAGGATTACGATCCCCAGAACCACAACATCATCTCCAACGCGAGCTGCACGACGAACTCGCTGGGCGCCCCGATGAGGGTGCTGGACGAGGCCTTCGGCATCGAGAAGGCGATCATGACGACCGTCCACTCGTATACGAACGATCAGCGGGTGCTCGACCTGCCGCACAAGGACCTGCGCCGTGCCCGCGCCGCCGCCGTGAACATCATTCCGACCTCGACGGGCGCGGCGAAGGCCGTGTCGCAGGTGTACCCCAAGCTCAAGGGCAAGTTCGACGGGACCTCGCTGCGGGTGCCCACCCCGGTCGGCTCGATCAGCGACGTGACGGTGATCCTGGGCCGCGACGTGACCGCGCAGGAGGTCAACGACGTGTTCCGGCAGGCCGCCGAGGGCCAATACAAGAACATCATCCGCTACACGGAAGACCCCATCGTCTTGCAAGACATCGTGGGCGACCCGCACTCGGCGATCATCGACGGCGGCCTGACGATGGCGATGGGCAACCTGGTGAAGTTCTTCTCCTGGTACGACAACGAGTGGGGCTACTCCAACCGGATCGCCGACCTCGTGGAGCTGGTGCAGGAAAAGGGCGCTTAA